The following are encoded together in the Methanosarcina flavescens genome:
- a CDS encoding putative cobaltochelatase → MRNHNFTVYPFTAIVGQEKMKKALILNAINPKVGGVLIRGEKGTAKSTAVRALANLLPEIEVVQGCKFHCNPHDISTMCEECLEKVKSRTLNISFEKMKVIDLPVSATEDRVVGTLDIEHAIKKGEKRFEPGVLAYAHRGILYVDEINLLDDHLVDVLLDSAAMGVNTIEREGISYSHPASFVLVGTMNPEEGELRPQLLDRFGLCVDIKGIRDVAQRVELIKYRLSYEADPETFAASWQAAESELRVQILLAQKLLSDVKISDSMLELVSQICVDMGVDGHRADITMMKTSITLAAFNGRTEVLEEDVKEAAELVLPHRMRRKPFDNPSEKQDKLNESIEKQREKQKKNEQKKKEHKEHSEKAHTQPEEQKSDSTQDVAGEQPDASSETIFATGESYQIKQLSPDFRRNKRKGSGRRSKTLTKSKQGKYIKSKIPKGKTTDLAFDATLRAAAPYQFTRGKNGNSIIIHDSDFRKKVREKKIGNLVLFVVDASGSMGAQQRMVASKGAVLSMLMDAYQKRDKVGLIAFKGAGAELILPPTSSVEIAQKYLEKLPTGGKTPLPHGLMKGYETIKAELRRDPDTCPFMVLISDGKANVSMYGEPPLQETKKIASMFREECIQSAVIDTESSMIKFGLAREISNSLGARYLALEDLKTDSIVEAVRASAPFEFSFPSGSFSI, encoded by the coding sequence ATGAGAAACCATAACTTTACTGTCTACCCTTTTACTGCAATAGTCGGGCAGGAAAAAATGAAGAAAGCTCTTATCCTGAACGCTATTAATCCAAAAGTAGGAGGAGTTCTGATTAGAGGTGAAAAAGGTACTGCTAAATCAACGGCAGTCAGAGCTCTAGCCAATCTCCTTCCTGAAATCGAGGTAGTTCAAGGCTGTAAATTCCACTGCAATCCCCATGATATAAGCACAATGTGTGAGGAATGCCTTGAAAAAGTTAAATCAAGAACTCTTAATATTTCTTTTGAGAAAATGAAAGTTATTGATCTGCCTGTAAGCGCTACCGAAGACCGGGTTGTAGGAACTCTTGATATCGAGCATGCAATCAAGAAAGGGGAAAAACGCTTTGAACCCGGGGTACTTGCTTATGCACACAGGGGTATTCTGTATGTAGATGAAATTAATCTTCTGGATGATCATCTTGTAGATGTGCTCCTTGACTCTGCAGCAATGGGAGTAAATACTATTGAAAGAGAAGGGATCTCCTATTCTCACCCTGCGAGTTTTGTGCTTGTAGGCACCATGAACCCTGAAGAAGGGGAACTTCGACCTCAGTTGCTTGATCGTTTCGGTTTATGCGTAGATATAAAGGGAATCAGGGATGTAGCCCAAAGAGTGGAACTCATCAAGTACAGACTTAGCTATGAGGCTGACCCTGAGACTTTTGCAGCAAGCTGGCAGGCTGCAGAGTCTGAACTCCGTGTACAGATTCTTCTGGCGCAGAAATTGCTTTCTGATGTGAAGATCTCGGACAGCATGCTTGAACTGGTCAGTCAGATCTGTGTCGATATGGGGGTAGACGGACATAGAGCGGATATTACGATGATGAAAACCTCAATTACGCTTGCAGCTTTCAATGGGAGGACTGAGGTGCTTGAAGAGGATGTGAAAGAGGCTGCGGAATTAGTCCTCCCACATCGTATGCGCAGAAAACCTTTTGATAACCCTTCCGAAAAGCAGGATAAATTGAATGAGAGTATCGAAAAACAGAGGGAAAAGCAAAAGAAAAACGAACAGAAAAAAAAAGAACATAAAGAACATTCAGAGAAAGCACATACTCAGCCCGAAGAGCAGAAGTCCGATTCCACGCAGGATGTTGCCGGAGAACAACCTGATGCTTCCTCAGAAACAATTTTTGCAACAGGAGAAAGTTATCAAATAAAACAATTGTCACCCGATTTTCGTAGAAATAAGCGAAAAGGATCTGGTCGACGCAGCAAAACTTTGACGAAATCCAAACAGGGCAAGTATATAAAGAGCAAAATTCCCAAGGGAAAAACCACAGATCTTGCTTTTGATGCCACTTTGAGGGCAGCCGCTCCTTATCAGTTTACGCGGGGAAAAAACGGTAATTCCATAATAATTCATGATTCCGATTTCAGAAAGAAGGTCAGAGAGAAAAAGATCGGTAACCTTGTTCTTTTTGTGGTAGATGCCAGCGGTTCCATGGGGGCTCAGCAGCGGATGGTAGCCTCCAAAGGTGCAGTTCTTTCAATGCTGATGGATGCTTACCAGAAACGTGACAAAGTTGGACTTATTGCTTTTAAAGGGGCAGGGGCAGAGCTGATACTGCCGCCAACCTCCAGTGTGGAAATAGCACAAAAATATCTGGAGAAACTTCCGACCGGAGGAAAGACTCCTCTTCCTCATGGGTTAATGAAAGGCTATGAAACCATAAAGGCAGAACTCCGCCGCGATCCAGATACCTGTCCGTTTATGGTTCTTATTTCTGACGGGAAGGCAAATGTCAGTATGTATGGGGAGCCACCCCTCCAGGAAACAAAAAAAATAGCTTCCATGTTCAGAGAGGAATGTATACAATCGGCAGTTATTGATACAGAAAGCAGCATGATTAAGTTCGGGCTTGCCAGGGAAATTTCCAATTCTCTTGGAGCCCGATATCTTGCACTTGAGGACTTAAAGACAGATTCCATAGTTGAAGCTGTTCGGGCTTCAGCCCCATTCGAGTTTTCATTTCCCTCAGGCAGCTTTTCAATTTGA
- a CDS encoding PstS family phosphate ABC transporter substrate-binding protein, translated as MVNRLKSYIIFTLFVLGFVFLGAGCIGNESSKDSAKETSSGRAGSQEISLKGSDTVLPLAQAEAEEFMNENPGKSVTVTGGGSGVGITALIDGEVDIATASREMRNEEVEYARVNGINPVEHAIAYDGISVIVNPQNPVSELTFGQLRGIYNGSVTNWKEVGGEDRPIVAISRDSSSGTYEYFKEEVLLGDEFRPDALTQPATGVIIGEVSQNPNAVGYIGVAYLDKSVKGLNLDGGNGSVPPTPENIISGAYPLSRPLYFYTNGEPSGLTKEFIDFVMSEKGQNLISEVGYFPINR; from the coding sequence ATGGTAAACAGATTAAAAAGTTACATAATCTTTACATTATTTGTGCTCGGATTTGTTTTTCTAGGAGCTGGCTGTATTGGAAACGAAAGCAGTAAAGATTCTGCGAAGGAAACATCCTCAGGGAGAGCGGGATCACAGGAAATTTCTCTGAAAGGCTCCGATACGGTTTTGCCTCTTGCACAGGCTGAAGCTGAAGAATTCATGAATGAAAACCCCGGTAAAAGTGTGACAGTGACCGGCGGCGGATCCGGTGTTGGAATTACAGCGCTTATTGACGGTGAGGTGGATATCGCTACTGCATCCAGAGAGATGAGAAACGAAGAAGTAGAATATGCCAGAGTAAACGGAATCAACCCTGTAGAACATGCTATTGCTTATGATGGAATCTCAGTAATTGTAAACCCGCAAAATCCTGTTTCTGAACTTACCTTTGGTCAATTACGCGGCATTTATAACGGAAGCGTAACAAACTGGAAGGAGGTAGGCGGTGAGGATAGACCTATTGTAGCCATCTCCAGAGATAGCAGTTCCGGAACTTACGAGTATTTCAAAGAAGAAGTTCTGCTTGGGGATGAATTCCGCCCTGATGCGCTTACACAACCGGCTACAGGAGTAATCATAGGTGAGGTCTCTCAAAACCCTAATGCAGTCGGATACATAGGCGTTGCGTATCTTGATAAAAGCGTAAAGGGCTTAAACCTGGATGGAGGGAACGGCTCTGTGCCTCCAACTCCTGAGAATATTATCAGTGGCGCATACCCACTTTCAAGGCCTCTGTATTTCTACACTAATGGAGAACCTTCTGGACTCACAAAGGAATTTATTGATTTTGTGATGAGCGAGAAGGGACAGAACCTGATAAGTGAGGTAGGATACTTCCCGATAAATCGGTAA
- a CDS encoding DNA-directed DNA polymerase gives MPMDFQILDADYEVINDSNPVIRLFGRGADGKSVCCFVPDFEPYFYLKASGDLHAVARLIKDTFAQVKKVEIVEKFEPIGYQKTKKEMLRVTTHLPRDVPEIRGDILKLQEVMRAEGKWEVYETDILFRNRFLIDKNLGGMVWLSAEGDPIDPVKYFRRSTSGSSRCENFACDSSILASGFKKVENFTIAPLKYLSFDIECLPLDGGMPSPDVSPIVMISFSFEPEYRGHKTLVLLARPAEGINSDVLPCKDETEMLNRFFEIFCEYDPDIVAGYNHQDFDIPYITDRVRALVAQGKAINPVVGRDGSKISYRRFGLLTRTEMKGRVVVDALPLVRRAFSLKQYTLRAVSKELLNREKLDVPPLEMEEYWFDTGEKFRKFVDYARRDAELALELILNLRLLDKYIALAQVSGSLLQEIVDGGQTSMVETLLLREFGLRDRVLLPKPDDGVSAERYEMSSDLKGGEVLEPKKGLLENVLLLDYKSLYPTIMMAHNLCYSTVVTGDTPDGATIKPPSGGEFVPPDVYKGIVPSILEDLLNQRSLTKQRMRSTSDENEYRVLDATQLAVKILLNSFYGYSGYARARLYNLTLANAVTSFGRSNILNTREIINNTIRKIVLRSGAALLLDEAGELSPHDKVVELSVAYGDTDSVFVHCQSTMDLSLEEVSLVGNRLSDIVSASLPDPMELEFESIAKRALLIAKKRYALWLFEPRNSGWEDKIKVKGMETVRRDWCELTSVTLNRVLELVLIEGNVDRAVEHVRKVVNNVRNLDPAKDSEIIESLILTRTLTRKSESYKNKQPHLTVAEKLKERTGVMPSIGTRIPFVITAGKGLFVDRAEDPDYVREHNIPIDVDYYIKKQILPPVERILEVFGVKLSSLDFDSKQKGLFDFEAKKPEVKKQEKPRPKKENNEKPKEQNLFKENGRAEQSSLFDF, from the coding sequence ATGCCTATGGATTTCCAGATCTTGGATGCAGATTATGAAGTTATTAATGACAGCAACCCCGTCATCCGCCTCTTTGGCAGAGGGGCGGACGGGAAGAGCGTTTGCTGTTTTGTACCTGATTTTGAGCCTTATTTTTATCTCAAGGCTTCTGGAGACCTTCACGCCGTAGCCAGGCTTATCAAAGATACTTTTGCTCAAGTTAAAAAAGTCGAGATTGTTGAAAAATTCGAGCCCATTGGGTATCAGAAAACAAAAAAAGAGATGCTCAGAGTCACCACCCACCTTCCCAGAGACGTGCCCGAGATAAGGGGCGATATCCTCAAGCTCCAGGAAGTGATGCGGGCTGAGGGCAAATGGGAAGTCTATGAAACTGACATTCTCTTCAGAAATCGTTTTTTAATCGATAAGAACCTTGGAGGTATGGTCTGGTTATCCGCAGAAGGAGACCCGATTGACCCTGTAAAATATTTCCGTAGAAGCACCTCAGGCAGCTCCCGCTGCGAAAATTTCGCATGTGATTCTTCAATCCTTGCATCCGGGTTTAAAAAGGTTGAAAACTTTACAATTGCCCCTCTGAAGTATCTTTCTTTTGACATAGAGTGTCTGCCTCTTGATGGTGGAATGCCTTCCCCGGATGTTTCACCTATAGTTATGATCAGTTTCTCCTTCGAGCCAGAATACAGAGGGCATAAAACGCTTGTGCTTCTGGCAAGACCTGCGGAAGGCATAAATTCTGATGTTCTTCCCTGCAAAGACGAAACTGAGATGCTAAATCGATTTTTCGAAATCTTCTGCGAATACGACCCTGATATTGTAGCAGGCTATAACCATCAGGATTTCGATATTCCTTACATAACGGACAGAGTCCGGGCTCTGGTTGCACAGGGGAAAGCAATAAATCCTGTTGTCGGCAGAGATGGCAGCAAAATAAGCTACAGGCGATTCGGGCTTCTCACCCGTACTGAAATGAAAGGCCGCGTGGTTGTTGATGCGCTTCCTCTTGTAAGAAGAGCTTTCAGTCTCAAGCAATACACCCTGCGTGCGGTCTCAAAGGAACTTTTGAACCGTGAAAAGCTGGACGTACCCCCTCTTGAGATGGAAGAATACTGGTTTGATACAGGGGAAAAATTCAGAAAATTCGTCGATTATGCACGCAGGGATGCCGAACTGGCTCTCGAACTTATCCTTAATTTGAGGCTCCTTGACAAGTATATAGCTCTTGCCCAGGTAAGCGGAAGCCTGCTTCAGGAAATCGTTGATGGCGGTCAGACTTCGATGGTTGAGACCCTGCTTCTCAGAGAGTTCGGGCTCCGCGACCGTGTTCTCCTCCCCAAACCCGATGATGGGGTTTCGGCTGAGCGTTATGAAATGAGTTCCGACCTTAAAGGCGGAGAAGTCCTGGAACCCAAAAAAGGACTTCTGGAAAATGTGCTTCTTCTTGACTACAAGTCCCTTTACCCAACTATAATGATGGCGCATAACCTGTGTTATAGTACAGTAGTTACAGGTGACACACCTGATGGGGCAACTATCAAACCTCCATCAGGAGGGGAGTTCGTGCCTCCTGACGTTTACAAAGGCATCGTGCCTTCTATCCTTGAGGATCTGCTTAACCAGAGATCGCTGACAAAGCAAAGAATGAGAAGTACTTCTGATGAAAACGAGTATCGAGTACTTGATGCTACTCAACTCGCCGTAAAAATTCTACTAAATAGCTTTTACGGTTATTCCGGATATGCCCGGGCAAGGCTCTACAACTTGACGCTTGCAAACGCTGTAACCAGTTTCGGCAGAAGCAATATCCTGAACACCCGGGAAATTATCAACAACACTATAAGAAAAATCGTGCTCAGGAGTGGAGCAGCTCTACTCCTTGACGAAGCTGGAGAACTCTCTCCTCATGATAAGGTAGTTGAGTTGTCGGTTGCCTACGGAGATACGGATAGTGTTTTTGTCCACTGTCAATCCACAATGGATCTCTCGCTTGAGGAGGTTAGCCTTGTAGGTAACAGGCTTTCAGATATCGTTTCTGCTTCCCTGCCTGACCCAATGGAGCTTGAGTTTGAATCCATTGCGAAACGTGCTCTCCTTATAGCAAAGAAACGCTATGCTCTCTGGCTCTTTGAACCCAGGAACTCTGGTTGGGAAGATAAGATTAAGGTCAAAGGCATGGAAACAGTCCGAAGAGACTGGTGCGAACTGACCTCGGTAACCCTCAACAGGGTTCTTGAGCTTGTGCTTATAGAAGGTAATGTCGACCGGGCTGTAGAGCATGTCCGCAAGGTGGTTAACAATGTCAGGAACCTTGACCCTGCAAAAGACTCCGAGATTATCGAAAGCCTTATTCTCACACGCACCCTTACCCGGAAATCGGAGAGTTACAAGAACAAGCAGCCTCACCTTACAGTCGCGGAGAAGCTGAAGGAACGGACCGGTGTCATGCCTTCGATAGGAACCAGGATACCTTTTGTCATTACTGCCGGAAAAGGGCTATTTGTAGATAGGGCTGAAGACCCGGACTATGTCAGGGAACACAATATCCCGATAGATGTCGATTACTATATTAAGAAACAGATACTCCCCCCTGTAGAACGTATCCTGGAAGTTTTCGGGGTTAAGCTTTCTTCACTTGACTTTGATTCCAAGCAAAAAGGACTATTTGACTTTGAAGCTAAGAAACCTGAAGTAAAGAAGCAGGAAAAGCCTCGTCCCAAAAAGGAAAATAATGAGAAGCCTAAGGAGCAAAATTTATTTAAGGAGAATGGGCGTGCAGAACAGAGCTCCCTTTTCGATTTTTGA